From one Orcinus orca chromosome 10, mOrcOrc1.1, whole genome shotgun sequence genomic stretch:
- the LOC101283207 gene encoding histone H2B type 2-E-like has protein sequence MPESAKSAPAPKKGSKKAVTKAQKKDGKKRKRSRKESYSIYVYKVLKQVHPDTGISSKAMGIMNSFVNDIFERIAGESSRLAHYNKRSTITSREIQTAVRLLLPGELAKHAVSEGTKAVTKYTSSK, from the coding sequence atgCCTGAGTCGGCTAAATCTGCCCCGGCTCCGAAGAAGGGGTCCAAGAAAGCGGTGACCAAGGCCCAGAAGAAAGATGGCAAGAAGCGCAAGCGCAGCCGCAAGGAGAGCTACTCTATCTACGTGTACAAAGTGCTGAAGCAGGTCCACCCGGACACCGGCATCTCGTCCAAGGCCATGGGCATCATGAACTCGTTTGTCAACGACATTTTCGAGCGCATCGCGGGTGAGTCGTCGCGCCTGGCGCATTACAACAAGCGTTCGACCATCACCTCCAGGGAGATCCAGACGGCCGTGCGCCTGCTGCTGCCCGGGGAGCTGGCCAAGCACGCCGTGTCCGAGGGCACTAAGGCCGTCACCAAGTACACCAGCTCCAAGTGA
- the LOC101282957 gene encoding histone H2A type 1-like translates to MSGRGKQGGKARAKAKTRSSRAGLQFPVGRVHRLLRKGNYAERVGAGAPVYLAAVLEYLTAEILELAGNAARDNKKTRIIPRHLQLAIRNDEELNKLLGKVTIAQGGVLPNIQAVLLPKKTESHHKGKGK, encoded by the coding sequence ATGTCTGGACGTGGCAAGCAAGGCGGCAAAGCTCGCGCCAAGGCCAAGACTCGCTCCTCGCGGGCCGGGCTCCAGTTTCCCGTAGGCCGAGTGCACCGCCTGCTCCGCAAAGGCAACTACGCCGAGCGGGTCGGGGCCGGCGCGCCGGTGTATCTGGCCGCGGTGCTGGAGTACCTGACGGCCGAGATCCTGGAGCTGGCGGGCAACGCGGCCCGCGACAATAAGAAGACGCGCATCATCCCGCGCCACCTGCAGCTGGCCATCCGTAACGACGAGGAGCTCAACAAGCTGCTAGGCAAAGTCACCATCGCTCAGGGCGGCGTCCTGCCCAATATCCAGGCCGTGCTGCTGCCCAAGAAGACTGAGAGCCACCACAAGGGCAAGGGCAAGTAA
- the LOC101285252 gene encoding histone H3.1 yields the protein MARTKQTARKSTGGKAPRKQLATKAARKSAPATGGVKKPHRYRPGTVALREIRRYQKSTELLIRKLPFQRLVREIAQDFKTDLRFQSSAVMALQEACEAYLVGLFEDTNLCAIHAKRVTIMPKDIQLARRIRGERA from the coding sequence ATGGCTAGGACCAAGCAGACAGCTCGCAAGTCCACCGGCGGCAAGGCGCCACGTAAGCAGCTGGCCACCAAGGCGGCCCGCAAGAGCGCGCCGGCCACGGGCGGCGTGAAGAAGCCGCACCGCTACCGGCCCGGCACGGTGGCCCTGCGCGAGATCCGCCGCTACCAGAAGTCCACGGAGCTGCTGATCCGCAAGCTGCCGTTCCAGCGCCTGGTGCGAGAGATCGCGCAGGACTTCAAGACCGACCTGCGCTTCCAGAGTTCTGCCGTGATGGCGCTGCAGGAGGCGTGCGAGGCCTATCTGGTGGGGCTCTTCGAGGACACCAACCTGTGTGCTATCCATGCCAAGCGTGTCACTATTATGCCCAAGGATATCCAGCTTGCGCGCCGCATCCGCGGGGAGAGGGCATAA